In the genome of Rhodoplanes sp. Z2-YC6860, one region contains:
- a CDS encoding cysteine hydrolase, which translates to MNPSTSALILGDLQNDFLHPDGAYGRAGQGHPSIAAIPGKLAPLVQAARKRGVLIAATLFTLVPGRGGEPIISPHLKALRPFLKKGDFAPGGWGQQVVEPLAPADVNVEKIAYSAFHASRLEWMLHKCGVEDLYFTGIVTNGGVASTVRDAHVREFHCTVIEDGCAAFSEDIHRAAIEGLRPVAKITTIAEMLQTLAA; encoded by the coding sequence ATGAACCCATCAACGAGCGCGTTGATCCTCGGCGACCTGCAGAACGATTTCCTGCATCCCGACGGCGCCTACGGCCGCGCCGGGCAAGGCCATCCGTCCATTGCAGCGATCCCCGGCAAACTCGCGCCTTTGGTGCAAGCCGCGCGCAAGCGCGGCGTTCTCATTGCCGCGACGCTGTTCACGCTGGTGCCGGGCCGCGGCGGCGAGCCGATCATCTCACCGCATCTGAAAGCGCTGCGGCCGTTCCTCAAGAAAGGCGATTTCGCGCCGGGCGGCTGGGGTCAGCAGGTGGTAGAGCCGCTCGCGCCCGCCGACGTCAACGTGGAAAAGATCGCCTATTCGGCATTTCACGCCTCGCGCCTCGAATGGATGCTGCACAAGTGCGGCGTCGAGGACCTCTATTTCACCGGCATCGTCACCAATGGCGGCGTCGCTTCGACGGTGCGCGATGCCCATGTGCGCGAATTCCATTGCACCGTGATCGAAGACGGCTGCGCGGCATTCTCCGAGGACATTCATCGCGCAGCGATCGAGGGCCTGCGGCCCGTCGCCAAGATCACGACCATTGCCGAAATGCTTCAGACGCTCGCCGCTTGA
- a CDS encoding xanthine dehydrogenase family protein molybdopterin-binding subunit, translating to MQKTAYIGRRYPRVEDPALIRGRGRFVDDLHPPGLLEAAFLRSPVAHGLVRSIDTRAARALPGVHAVFTLADLRPVLTADRLPLQFPSNVLPPNISPFILAGQEVSYVGESIALVVADKRYIAEDALALIEVDIEELPAMSDCREAMAENAPYVHLSRKTNLLIDFEQSYGNADQAVEGAPHRLTVSLKQHRGGAHPIEPRGLIASFDAMTDALTVFSSTQLAHEARYFIMKMLGLDENRIRVVTPDVGGGFGAKFILYPDDVAISAASLLLQRPVKWIEDRREHFIASIHERDQYWDVEVGFDDDGRLLGARGTMIGDAGAYTLQGINLHYNASTNFPGPYILPHYKLQVSVVETNKTPTAPVRGAGYPEGCFAMERVIDAIARHRGLDRAEIRRRNLVPANAIPYQTPMQARSTSAIVYESGDFPACLELALKSADYEGFPARQKKARAEGRLLGFGISTGLKGTGRGPFESAIVRIGRSGKVSVYTGAMAMGQGLKTVLAQIAADEVGVRPEDITVVSGDTATIQLGLGGFASRQTVTAGNSVHLAARAVREKAIKAAALMLEVPEMNLDIRDGIVFETGKNLSISLRDIADTLAGAPGFKIPSGLAPGLDSAINWETSALTYGIGAHAVELEVDPLTGGVTLLNYVVVNDCGRIINPMTAEGQLHGGLVHGIGNSLFEWMGYDDNAQPLTTNFADYLLPSAPEIPPIDVRLVEYPSTKNPLGVKGIGESGTVPAASAMISGIEDALSAYGVRIDEAPISPHRLFQLIQAASV from the coding sequence ATGCAAAAGACTGCATATATCGGCCGGCGCTATCCGCGAGTGGAAGACCCGGCGCTGATCCGGGGGCGGGGACGCTTCGTCGACGACCTTCATCCGCCGGGGCTTCTCGAAGCCGCGTTTCTGCGGAGTCCTGTCGCACACGGCCTGGTTCGTTCGATCGATACCCGCGCGGCGCGCGCTCTCCCGGGTGTGCACGCGGTCTTCACGCTCGCCGACCTGCGCCCGGTGCTGACCGCCGACCGCCTGCCGCTGCAATTTCCCAGCAACGTGCTGCCGCCGAACATCTCGCCGTTCATCCTGGCGGGACAGGAGGTCTCTTACGTGGGCGAGTCGATTGCGCTCGTGGTGGCGGACAAGCGCTATATTGCCGAGGACGCGCTGGCGCTGATCGAGGTGGACATCGAGGAATTGCCGGCGATGTCCGACTGCCGCGAGGCAATGGCCGAAAATGCGCCATACGTCCATCTCAGCCGCAAGACCAACCTGCTGATCGATTTCGAGCAGAGCTACGGCAACGCCGACCAAGCGGTCGAGGGTGCGCCACATCGTCTCACTGTCAGCCTCAAGCAGCACCGCGGCGGCGCGCATCCGATCGAGCCGCGCGGGCTTATCGCAAGCTTCGACGCGATGACCGACGCGCTGACGGTCTTCAGCTCCACCCAGCTCGCGCACGAGGCCCGCTACTTCATCATGAAGATGCTGGGGCTCGACGAGAACCGCATTCGCGTGGTGACGCCCGATGTCGGCGGCGGCTTCGGCGCCAAGTTCATCCTCTACCCCGATGATGTGGCGATCTCGGCCGCGAGCCTGCTGCTGCAGCGGCCGGTGAAATGGATCGAGGACCGGCGTGAGCATTTCATCGCGTCGATCCACGAGCGCGACCAGTATTGGGACGTCGAGGTCGGATTTGACGACGATGGCCGGCTGCTGGGCGCCCGCGGCACCATGATCGGCGATGCCGGCGCCTACACGCTGCAAGGCATCAACCTTCACTACAACGCCTCGACGAATTTCCCCGGTCCTTACATCCTGCCGCACTACAAGCTTCAGGTGTCGGTGGTCGAGACCAACAAGACGCCGACCGCGCCGGTCCGCGGCGCGGGCTATCCGGAAGGCTGCTTTGCGATGGAGCGCGTGATCGATGCGATCGCGCGTCATCGGGGACTCGACCGCGCCGAAATCCGCCGCCGCAATCTGGTGCCGGCCAACGCCATTCCGTACCAGACGCCGATGCAGGCGCGTTCGACCAGCGCCATCGTCTATGAAAGCGGAGATTTTCCGGCTTGTCTCGAGCTCGCTTTGAAGAGCGCCGACTACGAAGGCTTTCCGGCGCGCCAGAAGAAAGCGCGGGCTGAAGGGAGACTGCTGGGCTTCGGCATTTCAACCGGGCTGAAGGGCACCGGCCGCGGCCCGTTCGAATCGGCCATCGTTCGCATCGGCCGCTCCGGCAAGGTCTCGGTCTACACCGGCGCGATGGCGATGGGGCAGGGGCTGAAAACCGTTCTCGCCCAGATCGCAGCCGACGAGGTCGGCGTGCGTCCCGAGGACATCACGGTGGTCAGCGGCGACACCGCCACCATCCAGCTCGGTCTCGGCGGCTTCGCCAGCCGGCAGACGGTGACGGCCGGCAACTCGGTGCATCTCGCCGCGCGTGCCGTGCGCGAGAAGGCGATCAAGGCCGCCGCGCTGATGCTCGAAGTGCCGGAGATGAATCTCGATATCCGCGACGGTATCGTGTTCGAGACCGGCAAAAATCTGTCGATCTCGCTGCGCGACATCGCCGATACGCTTGCCGGTGCGCCCGGCTTCAAGATCCCGTCGGGGCTCGCGCCCGGCCTCGACTCGGCGATCAATTGGGAAACCTCGGCGCTGACCTACGGCATCGGCGCGCATGCGGTGGAGCTCGAGGTCGATCCGCTGACCGGCGGTGTGACGCTGCTGAACTACGTGGTGGTCAACGACTGCGGCCGGATCATCAATCCGATGACGGCGGAGGGCCAGCTCCATGGCGGCCTGGTCCACGGCATCGGCAATTCGCTGTTCGAATGGATGGGCTATGACGACAATGCCCAGCCGCTGACCACGAACTTCGCCGACTATCTCCTGCCGTCGGCGCCGGAAATTCCGCCGATCGACGTCCGGCTGGTCGAATATCCCAGCACCAAGAATCCGCTGGGCGTGAAGGGCATCGGCGAGTCCGGCACGGTGCCTGCGGCATCGGCGATGATCTCAGGTATCGAGGACGCGCTGAGCGCCTATGGGGTTCGGATCGACGAGGCGCCGATCAGCCCGCACCGGCTGTTCCAGTTGATTCAAGCGGCGAGCGTCTGA
- a CDS encoding Bug family tripartite tricarboxylate transporter substrate binding protein translates to MLFATANADTASTKKMRMDMRQRTGFAAFCLAAVLSVNGEAPLAAETWPSRPITMVVPFAPGSSSDVSGRVLGAGLSEFLGQQVVIENVPGGGGMTGTARVAKAPPDGYQFVFASVDSMAIVPAMHKKPLYDSVADFAPVGLAVEQPIVLITRKDLPVNSMGEFAAYAKAHHNQMQFGSAGVGSGSHFSCARLNVALGVDTTHVPYRGSNLAIQDLIAGRIDYVCSLAAAAMGAIEGEQVKPIALLANEQSALFPGLKTAKEFGFPGMASNFWTAFFFPKGTPDGIVQKLSEATNRTLSSPVTVERLKKSGVTPVAPESRSPAYLTTFVGTEIESWAAQVKSSGVAIE, encoded by the coding sequence TTGCTTTTCGCGACGGCAAACGCCGACACGGCGTCCACCAAAAAGATGAGGATGGATATGCGTCAGCGAACCGGTTTCGCAGCCTTTTGCTTGGCCGCCGTATTGTCGGTCAACGGTGAGGCGCCCTTGGCGGCCGAAACCTGGCCGAGCCGGCCGATCACCATGGTCGTGCCGTTTGCTCCGGGCAGCTCCTCGGACGTCTCAGGACGTGTTCTCGGTGCCGGACTTTCTGAGTTTCTGGGTCAGCAGGTGGTGATCGAGAATGTGCCCGGCGGAGGCGGCATGACAGGCACGGCTCGTGTGGCGAAAGCGCCGCCCGACGGATACCAGTTCGTGTTCGCGAGCGTCGATTCCATGGCGATCGTTCCGGCCATGCACAAGAAGCCGCTCTACGACAGTGTCGCCGACTTCGCTCCAGTCGGGCTCGCGGTCGAACAGCCGATCGTGCTGATCACGCGCAAGGACTTGCCGGTGAATTCGATGGGCGAATTTGCCGCCTATGCCAAGGCTCACCACAATCAGATGCAGTTCGGCTCGGCGGGCGTTGGGTCCGGGTCACATTTCTCTTGCGCGCGTCTGAACGTGGCCCTCGGGGTCGATACGACGCACGTGCCTTACCGCGGCTCGAACCTTGCGATCCAGGATCTGATCGCTGGCCGTATTGATTACGTCTGTTCGCTCGCCGCAGCCGCCATGGGTGCGATTGAAGGCGAGCAGGTCAAGCCGATCGCGCTGTTGGCCAACGAACAGTCGGCGCTGTTCCCGGGTTTGAAGACGGCCAAAGAGTTTGGTTTCCCGGGTATGGCTTCGAATTTCTGGACAGCGTTCTTTTTTCCGAAAGGCACGCCCGACGGAATCGTTCAGAAGCTTAGTGAAGCGACCAATCGTACGTTGAGCTCACCGGTGACGGTCGAGCGGCTGAAGAAATCAGGGGTTACTCCGGTTGCGCCCGAGTCGCGGTCGCCGGCCTATCTGACGACGTTCGTGGGAACGGAAATCGAAAGCTGGGCAGCCCAGGTAAAATCCAGCGGCGTCGCGATCGAATAG
- a CDS encoding xanthine dehydrogenase family protein molybdopterin-binding subunit produces MLRVEDPKFLRGQGCFVADISLPGELHCVLVRSPHAHARIRRIDKTAAAASAGVVAVFSGADLAQDKVGPMAPLWAIATSDGKPMAEPPRWALARDVVRHVGEAVAAVIAETRAQAQDAADLLDVDYEQLHSVIDGRAAMEAGAPQLHEMAPDNVCFRFARGDTAAVTKAFANAPHTVGLDLVNGRLIGAAIEPRAVLADGGAGKLTLYCSTQVPHHIRRNVTEQLRLPQTAIRLIAPDVGGGFGYKGKHYPEETIIAWAALRLRRPVKWVASRSECFLSDYQGRGHQTRAELAFDGDGHFLALRVDTVANIGAYVSTFGAGIPSAIYCALLAGVYRTPAIMVQSTGVFTNTVPTDAYRGAGRPEACYVLERLADEAARKLGMDRAEIRRRNLVPNEAMPYKTPIGPTYDCGDFPKVFARLTEIAGYKGFAKRQAAAARTPKRRGFGFACYVESSGVAPSRFAAALGARVGFFEAASIRVQADGSVQALLGTHNHGQGHATTFAQIIASRLGVPMASVEIIEGDTDQVPYGSGTFGSRSIAVGGSALDRAAEKIIDKGKKIAAHLLEASAADITFGEGNFTVAGTDRRVTLREVARVAHHPTSYPADMELGLQDSAVYDPSSFAWSNGVHACEVEVDCDTGVVSVVNYWAVDDIGTVINPMIVDGQITGGIAQGLGQATREHCVYDPANGQLLSGSFMDYAVPRANDMPDIVSELDESQPCTHNPLGAKGCGEAGSIGAPAAIVGAVLDALRPLGVTDIEMPLTPERVWNAIRAAVRG; encoded by the coding sequence GTGTTGCGCGTCGAGGACCCTAAATTTCTCCGCGGTCAGGGCTGCTTCGTCGCCGATATTTCGCTGCCGGGCGAGTTGCACTGCGTGCTGGTGCGATCGCCGCACGCCCATGCCCGCATCAGACGGATCGATAAGACGGCCGCTGCAGCATCGGCCGGTGTCGTCGCGGTGTTCTCCGGCGCCGACCTGGCGCAGGACAAAGTCGGGCCCATGGCGCCGCTCTGGGCGATCGCGACGTCCGACGGCAAGCCGATGGCCGAACCGCCGCGTTGGGCGTTGGCGCGCGACGTGGTCCGCCATGTCGGCGAGGCCGTGGCTGCCGTCATTGCCGAGACGCGGGCGCAAGCCCAGGACGCAGCCGATCTTCTCGATGTGGACTACGAACAGTTGCACTCCGTGATCGATGGCCGTGCCGCGATGGAAGCCGGCGCGCCGCAACTGCATGAGATGGCGCCGGACAACGTCTGCTTCCGTTTCGCGCGCGGCGACACGGCCGCGGTGACCAAGGCCTTTGCGAATGCGCCGCACACGGTCGGGCTCGATCTCGTCAACGGCCGGCTGATCGGCGCGGCCATCGAGCCGCGTGCCGTGCTGGCCGATGGCGGCGCCGGCAAGCTGACGCTCTATTGCTCGACCCAGGTGCCGCATCACATCCGCCGCAATGTGACCGAACAGCTCAGGCTTCCGCAGACCGCGATCCGGCTCATCGCGCCCGATGTCGGCGGCGGCTTCGGCTACAAAGGCAAGCACTATCCGGAAGAGACCATCATCGCCTGGGCGGCGCTGCGGCTGCGCCGCCCGGTGAAATGGGTGGCGTCACGCAGCGAGTGCTTTCTGTCCGACTATCAGGGCCGCGGCCATCAGACCCGCGCCGAGCTTGCTTTCGACGGTGACGGCCATTTCCTGGCGCTGCGCGTCGACACTGTCGCCAACATTGGCGCTTATGTCTCGACCTTCGGCGCCGGCATCCCGAGCGCGATCTATTGCGCGCTGCTGGCCGGTGTGTACCGCACGCCCGCAATCATGGTGCAGTCGACCGGCGTCTTCACCAACACGGTGCCGACCGATGCCTATCGGGGCGCGGGGCGTCCGGAGGCTTGCTACGTGCTGGAGCGGCTCGCAGACGAGGCCGCGCGCAAGCTCGGGATGGATCGCGCCGAAATCCGCCGTCGCAATCTCGTTCCGAACGAGGCCATGCCGTACAAGACACCGATCGGTCCGACCTACGACTGCGGTGACTTTCCGAAGGTGTTTGCCCGGCTGACCGAGATTGCCGGCTACAAAGGCTTTGCCAAGCGCCAGGCCGCCGCGGCGCGAACCCCGAAGCGCCGCGGCTTCGGCTTCGCGTGCTATGTCGAATCCTCCGGCGTCGCACCGTCGCGCTTCGCCGCGGCGCTCGGCGCCCGCGTGGGTTTCTTCGAGGCAGCGTCGATCCGCGTGCAGGCCGACGGCAGCGTGCAAGCGCTGCTCGGCACTCACAATCACGGCCAGGGCCACGCCACGACCTTTGCGCAGATCATCGCATCGCGCCTCGGCGTGCCGATGGCCAGCGTCGAGATCATCGAAGGTGACACCGATCAGGTGCCTTACGGCTCTGGCACCTTCGGTTCGCGTTCGATCGCGGTCGGCGGCTCGGCGCTTGATCGCGCGGCCGAGAAGATCATCGACAAAGGCAAGAAGATCGCCGCACATCTGCTCGAAGCCTCCGCCGCCGACATCACGTTCGGCGAAGGCAACTTCACAGTCGCTGGAACCGATCGTCGCGTGACGCTGCGCGAGGTCGCGCGCGTCGCGCACCACCCGACGAGCTATCCGGCCGACATGGAGCTCGGCTTGCAGGACAGCGCGGTGTACGATCCATCGAGCTTTGCCTGGAGCAACGGCGTGCACGCCTGCGAGGTCGAGGTGGATTGCGACACGGGCGTGGTCAGTGTCGTCAACTATTGGGCTGTCGACGATATCGGAACCGTGATCAATCCCATGATCGTCGACGGTCAGATCACTGGCGGCATCGCGCAGGGCCTGGGCCAGGCCACGCGCGAGCATTGCGTCTACGATCCGGCGAACGGGCAATTGCTGTCCGGCTCGTTCATGGACTACGCGGTGCCGCGCGCCAACGACATGCCGGACATCGTGTCGGAGCTCGATGAGAGTCAGCCCTGCACGCACAATCCGCTCGGCGCCAAGGGCTGCGGCGAAGCGGGCTCGATCGGTGCGCCGGCCGCGATCGTCGGCGCCGTGCTCGACGCGCTCCGTCCGCTTGGCGTCACCGATATTGAAATGCCTTTGACGCCCGAGCGGGTGTGGAACGCCATTCGCGCCGCGGTCCGCGGATAG
- a CDS encoding cupin domain-containing protein, giving the protein MANPAPKQASDFVAQLEAANLHPLWDRFRTLTPVKPQAKDPPLIWRWRDIEPFTHRAVSEVPIDDVERRALILVNPAFGGDTVTTSNLIAAFTVLDPGDRARPHRHTFAAIRFATRADGAATIVNGRRCDMRESDLILTPPMCWHGHINETDRRIIWFDAANIPLLRQLDANFFEPGDPKANQFWQVDEGDEKLWAESGMAGADIQRGPAHSPKYHYSGAAMRRLLAALPAGPDGAHTLRYTNPATGDSVMPALDCYAVRLPKNNTTRPKRTTCNMICLVVSGSGRSTVGEHTFDWSQHDVFSIPHWTFASHIAKDGDATLFVVSDRSAFERLDLLREELQ; this is encoded by the coding sequence ATGGCCAATCCTGCGCCGAAGCAAGCCTCGGATTTCGTCGCGCAGCTCGAAGCCGCGAACCTGCATCCATTGTGGGATCGCTTCCGCACGCTGACGCCGGTGAAGCCGCAGGCGAAAGACCCGCCGCTGATCTGGCGCTGGCGCGACATCGAGCCTTTCACTCATCGCGCCGTGTCCGAGGTGCCGATCGACGATGTCGAGCGCCGCGCCCTGATCCTGGTCAATCCGGCGTTCGGCGGCGACACGGTCACCACGTCGAATCTGATCGCGGCCTTCACGGTGCTCGATCCCGGCGACCGCGCGCGGCCGCACCGGCACACGTTTGCGGCAATCCGCTTTGCCACCCGTGCCGACGGCGCCGCCACCATTGTCAACGGCCGACGCTGCGATATGCGCGAAAGCGACCTCATTCTTACGCCGCCGATGTGCTGGCACGGCCACATCAACGAGACCGACCGCCGCATCATCTGGTTCGATGCCGCGAACATTCCGCTGCTCCGTCAGCTTGACGCGAACTTCTTCGAACCCGGCGATCCCAAGGCCAATCAGTTCTGGCAGGTCGACGAGGGCGACGAGAAGCTCTGGGCCGAATCGGGAATGGCCGGCGCCGATATCCAGCGCGGACCCGCGCATTCGCCGAAGTACCACTATTCCGGCGCGGCGATGCGGCGGTTGCTCGCTGCGTTGCCGGCCGGTCCGGACGGCGCACACACCTTGCGCTACACTAATCCGGCCACTGGCGACTCCGTGATGCCGGCGCTCGACTGCTACGCGGTGCGGCTGCCGAAGAACAACACAACGCGGCCGAAGCGCACCACCTGCAACATGATCTGCCTCGTGGTGTCGGGCTCAGGCCGCTCGACGGTGGGCGAACACACGTTCGATTGGTCGCAACACGACGTGTTCTCGATCCCGCACTGGACCTTCGCGAGCCACATCGCGAAGGACGGCGATGCGACCTTGTTTGTCGTCTCCGACCGCTCGGCCTTCGAGCGACTCGATCTCCTGCGCGAGGAACTGCAATAG
- a CDS encoding ABC transporter substrate-binding protein: MPMLRRSLLAAALLLPAVLVSAPASAQDKITIGVSLAQDDNPFYIAMLRGIRARAQELGWEVATVSANEDKVKQINGVQDLVAGGVKGILISPIDAVGVNAAYDAAKAGNVPIVSVARGSTSPNQTLHVAMDEKQIGRDIAEWTAKAIGDEGKVAMLLGPSGAPTFRNLGDGYAEMMAKHPKIQIVSKSDGPLTRERGVKQAEDALVAHPDLKAIYTANDDVALGAMQAVLAAGKSTLVTGMNGVPPALRAVKDGKMAMTIELNPVLWGRLGVDVLATYLKGDKVAPQVFIKHVIIDKTNVDEKLPKT; encoded by the coding sequence ATGCCGATGCTTCGTCGTTCGCTTCTGGCTGCGGCGCTGCTGCTGCCGGCCGTTTTGGTGTCCGCTCCGGCCTCGGCTCAGGACAAGATCACCATCGGCGTTTCGCTCGCCCAGGACGACAACCCGTTCTACATCGCAATGCTGCGGGGCATCCGCGCCCGCGCCCAGGAATTGGGATGGGAGGTCGCGACCGTCTCGGCCAACGAAGACAAGGTCAAGCAGATCAACGGCGTGCAGGATCTCGTGGCGGGCGGCGTCAAGGGCATCCTCATCTCGCCGATCGACGCGGTCGGCGTGAACGCCGCCTACGACGCGGCCAAGGCCGGCAATGTGCCGATTGTTTCTGTGGCGCGCGGCTCGACCTCGCCGAACCAGACGCTGCATGTGGCGATGGACGAGAAGCAGATCGGCCGCGACATCGCCGAATGGACCGCCAAGGCGATCGGGGACGAAGGCAAGGTGGCGATGCTGCTCGGTCCGAGTGGCGCACCGACGTTCCGCAATCTCGGCGACGGCTACGCCGAGATGATGGCGAAGCATCCGAAAATCCAGATCGTGTCGAAGAGCGACGGCCCGCTGACCCGCGAGCGCGGCGTCAAGCAGGCCGAGGACGCGCTGGTCGCGCATCCGGACCTCAAGGCGATCTACACTGCCAACGACGACGTGGCGCTCGGCGCCATGCAGGCGGTGCTGGCCGCCGGCAAATCGACGCTGGTCACCGGCATGAACGGCGTGCCGCCCGCGCTGCGCGCGGTGAAAGACGGCAAGATGGCGATGACGATCGAGCTCAATCCGGTGCTGTGGGGCCGGCTGGGCGTCGACGTGCTTGCGACGTATCTGAAGGGCGACAAGGTCGCGCCGCAGGTGTTCATCAAGCACGTCATCATCGACAAGACCAACGTGGACGAGAAGCTGCCGAAGACCTGA
- a CDS encoding ABC transporter permease translates to MAKRFNLAGQIPLITLVALCAVTALLTSRFLSPLNLTNILVQSSIMAVIAIGMTFVIIGGGFDLSVGSTVALAGCIAAMTMVKFGIAAGVLAGVGTGALVGLANGLIIAKLGVNPFITTLGTMVLVRGLVFLVTGGAPVGDDGMPSSFIAFGSERLFGVHYLVWVPAVLLVALSWVMHWTPYGRRIYATGGNRDAAYLSGVQVERIIASTYVWCGALAGVAGVMLAARLQSGQPTAGEFYELTAIAAVVLGGASLQGGEGTLYKSIIGVFIMIVLGNSLNLLNVDSYWQRVAIGAVIIAAAAADRLRSHR, encoded by the coding sequence ATGGCGAAGCGGTTCAACCTCGCGGGCCAGATTCCTCTGATCACGCTGGTGGCGTTGTGTGCCGTCACAGCGCTTCTCACCAGCAGGTTCCTGTCGCCGCTCAACCTGACAAACATCCTGGTGCAGTCGTCGATCATGGCGGTGATCGCGATCGGCATGACGTTCGTCATCATCGGCGGCGGCTTCGATCTCTCGGTTGGTTCGACCGTGGCGTTGGCCGGCTGCATTGCCGCGATGACCATGGTGAAGTTCGGCATCGCGGCCGGCGTGCTGGCCGGTGTCGGGACCGGCGCGTTGGTCGGGCTCGCCAACGGCCTGATCATCGCCAAGCTCGGGGTCAATCCGTTCATCACCACGCTTGGCACCATGGTGCTGGTCCGCGGCCTGGTGTTTCTCGTCACCGGCGGCGCGCCGGTCGGCGACGACGGCATGCCGTCGTCGTTCATCGCTTTCGGCTCCGAGCGCCTGTTCGGCGTGCACTATCTGGTCTGGGTGCCGGCGGTGCTGCTGGTCGCGTTGTCCTGGGTGATGCATTGGACGCCCTATGGACGGCGCATCTACGCCACTGGCGGCAACCGCGACGCGGCGTACCTTTCGGGCGTGCAGGTTGAGCGGATCATTGCCTCGACCTATGTGTGGTGCGGTGCACTGGCCGGCGTCGCCGGCGTGATGCTCGCGGCGCGGCTGCAATCCGGCCAGCCTACCGCGGGCGAGTTCTACGAACTGACCGCCATCGCCGCCGTCGTGCTCGGCGGGGCGTCGCTGCAGGGTGGCGAGGGCACGCTCTACAAAAGCATTATCGGCGTTTTCATCATGATCGTGCTGGGCAACAGCCTGAATCTGCTCAACGTCGATTCCTACTGGCAGCGCGTCGCCATCGGCGCGGTGATCATTGCCGCCGCGGCGGCAGATCGGCTACGCTCTCATCGGTAG
- a CDS encoding sugar ABC transporter ATP-binding protein, protein MSTPAASAYGITKQFGATRALDHVDFDVMPGEIHALVGENGAGKSTLVRVLSGVHRPDQGEVAVDGKAHHFNSPHDAIAAGIAAIPQELRLVPALSVAENLTLDGPPVRRRLGIATVDRDAMREEARVALAALEFAPDPDVRVDQLSFAERQLVAIAKALRRRCRLLILDEPTAALETREIERLFALLARMKSQGTAIIYVSHRLDEVVALADRCTVLRDGQVVATSRRGSFAVRDLVQAMTGRAEAQIGDRGAAPGETILEDADQRTDAIRLRANEIVGLVGLLGSGTGRVLRRLYGLAAGGANVRVRGEARRLDLPIDAISLGVGMVPGERRLGLVMNLSVRDNILLPTLDRLTRGGSLDHFAGDRLVAELMEQLDVRPRNPSLPVRALSGGNQQKVILAKWLALNVGVLLLEEPTQGVDIVAKAQIHALLRKFANRGGAVLASSSDLAELTRLCDSICALRQQKITARFEAAQGFDERRLHAAIGG, encoded by the coding sequence ATGAGCACTCCGGCGGCCAGCGCGTACGGCATCACGAAGCAGTTCGGCGCAACGCGCGCGCTCGACCATGTCGATTTCGACGTGATGCCGGGAGAAATCCACGCGCTGGTCGGCGAGAACGGCGCCGGTAAATCGACGCTGGTGCGGGTGCTGAGCGGCGTGCACCGGCCCGATCAGGGCGAGGTCGCGGTTGACGGCAAGGCCCACCACTTCAACAGCCCTCATGATGCCATCGCGGCGGGCATCGCCGCCATTCCGCAGGAGCTGCGTCTCGTCCCGGCCCTGTCGGTTGCCGAAAACCTGACGCTCGACGGTCCGCCGGTGCGCCGCAGGCTTGGCATTGCGACCGTCGATCGCGACGCCATGCGCGAGGAAGCGCGGGTTGCGCTGGCCGCGCTCGAGTTCGCGCCAGATCCCGACGTTCGCGTCGATCAATTGAGCTTCGCCGAGCGCCAGCTTGTCGCCATCGCCAAGGCGCTGCGGCGTCGCTGCCGGCTTCTCATTCTCGATGAGCCGACGGCGGCGCTGGAGACGCGCGAGATCGAGCGGCTGTTTGCCTTGCTGGCGCGAATGAAGAGCCAGGGCACAGCGATCATCTACGTGTCGCACCGGCTCGACGAGGTCGTGGCCTTGGCCGACCGCTGCACGGTGCTGCGCGACGGCCAAGTGGTTGCGACCAGCCGCCGCGGCTCGTTTGCGGTTCGCGACCTGGTCCAGGCCATGACCGGCCGCGCCGAGGCCCAGATCGGCGATCGCGGCGCGGCGCCAGGCGAAACCATTTTGGAAGACGCCGACCAGCGCACCGACGCGATCAGGCTTCGGGCCAACGAGATCGTGGGCTTGGTCGGCCTTCTCGGCAGTGGCACCGGCCGCGTGCTGCGGCGGCTCTACGGTCTCGCGGCCGGCGGCGCGAATGTCCGCGTGCGCGGTGAAGCCCGGCGGCTTGATCTTCCGATCGATGCGATCAGCTTGGGCGTCGGCATGGTGCCCGGCGAGCGCCGGCTCGGGCTGGTGATGAACCTTTCGGTGCGCGACAATATTCTGCTGCCGACCCTCGACCGGCTGACGCGCGGCGGCAGCCTTGACCATTTCGCGGGGGATCGCCTGGTCGCCGAGCTGATGGAGCAGCTCGATGTGCGGCCGCGCAATCCGTCGCTGCCGGTGAGGGCGCTGTCGGGCGGCAACCAGCAGAAGGTGATTCTCGCCAAGTGGCTCGCGCTGAACGTCGGCGTGCTCCTCCTCGAGGAGCCGACCCAGGGCGTGGATATCGTGGCGAAGGCGCAGATTCACGCGCTCCTTCGCAAGTTCGCCAATCGCGGCGGTGCGGTGCTGGCGTCATCAAGCGATCTCGCCGAGCTGACGCGGCTTTGCGACAGCATCTGTGCGTTGCGCCAGCAGAAGATCACGGCGCGTTTCGAAGCCGCGCAGGGCTTCGACGAACGGCGGCTGCACGCCGCCATCGGCGGATGA